A genomic stretch from Hemibagrus wyckioides isolate EC202008001 linkage group LG18, SWU_Hwy_1.0, whole genome shotgun sequence includes:
- the kiaa1191 gene encoding putative monooxygenase p33MONOX isoform X1, whose amino-acid sequence MVSRPGDIPALEAGSGVSEGLLGGMSIPMGMTRRALNYDDNLERPMSPPPSDINITNLWKRPVIPERKFSRLAEEAESETSIKNTSALEPSQPPAPVVKAKASSVLMNSLIIKQTQESMQSFEKRAGLTDTGYKPHKGLAAEESQYYRMAQPLQKLNMPNADYKEEKQSSSAQSTPSGTPQSSPKQKRRSWFSSQGSVASLTGSELSSSSSSSMDLGSSEGPVERWSIFGPRPQVHKSITDPGTDHGAAGFALQPYKGAQKPTPMEVMKAQATRLAEDPATFKAPPKMEIPSVDGNKQATRPHKLKPRDMNVLTPSGF is encoded by the exons ATGGTGTCCAGACCTGGAGACATCCCAG CCCTGGAGGCGGGCTCTGGCGTGAGCGAAGGTCTGCTAGGGGGCATGTCTATCCCCATGGGGATGACCCGTCGTGCCCTGAACTACGACGACAACCTGGAGCGGCCCATGTCTCCTCCACCCTCCGACATCAACATCACCAACCTATGGAAGAGGCCCGTCATTCCTGAGAGGAAGTTCTCCCGTCTGGCCGAG GAGGCTGAATCTGAAACTAGCATAAAGAACACCTCTGCCCTTGAGCCAAGCCAGCCTCCAGCTCCTGTGGTGAAAGCTAAAGCTTCTTCAGTGCTCATGAACTCGCTCATCATCA AGCAGACCCAGGAGAGCATGCAGAGTTTTGAGAAGAGAGCCGGACTCACTGACACGGGCTACAAACCTCACAAAGGTCTGGCTGCTGAAGAATCGCAGTACTACCGCATGGCTCAGCCGCTGCAG AAACTGAACATGCCCAATGCTGACTATAAAGAGGAGAAGCAGTCCTCCTCAGCTCAGTCCACACCATCAGGAACTCCTCAGTCGTCCCCCAAACAGAAGCGTCG gagctGGTTCAGCAGCCAGGGCTCAGTGGCCTCCCTCACAGGCTCAGAGCTCAGCTCCAGCTCTAGCTCCAGCATGGATCTGGGATCAAGCGAGGGACCTGTGGAGCGCTGGAGCATTTTTGGACCCCGGCCTCAGGTCCACAAGTCCATCACTGACCCTGGAACAGACCATGGTGCAGCAG GCTTTGCGTTGCAGCCCTATAAAGGTGCTCAGAAGCCCACTCCCATGGAGGTGATGAAGGCTCAGGCCACTCGGCTGGCCGAGGATCCCGCCACCTTCAAAGCTCCCCCCAAGATGGAGATTCCTAGCGTAGACGGCAACAAGCAGGCGACGCGGCCTCACAAGCTCAAACCGCGCGACATGAACGTCCTGACCCCATCGGGTTTCTGA
- the kiaa1191 gene encoding putative monooxygenase p33MONOX isoform X2, which translates to MVSRPGDIPALEAGSGVSEGLLGGMSIPMGMTRRALNYDDNLERPMSPPPSDINITNLWKRPVIPERKFSRLAEEAESETSIKNTSALEPSQPPAPVVKAKASSVLMNSLIIKQTQESMQSFEKRAGLTDTGYKPHKGLAAEESQYYRMAQPLQKLNMPNADYKEEKQSSSAQSTPSGTPQSSPKQKRRWFSSQGSVASLTGSELSSSSSSSMDLGSSEGPVERWSIFGPRPQVHKSITDPGTDHGAAGFALQPYKGAQKPTPMEVMKAQATRLAEDPATFKAPPKMEIPSVDGNKQATRPHKLKPRDMNVLTPSGF; encoded by the exons ATGGTGTCCAGACCTGGAGACATCCCAG CCCTGGAGGCGGGCTCTGGCGTGAGCGAAGGTCTGCTAGGGGGCATGTCTATCCCCATGGGGATGACCCGTCGTGCCCTGAACTACGACGACAACCTGGAGCGGCCCATGTCTCCTCCACCCTCCGACATCAACATCACCAACCTATGGAAGAGGCCCGTCATTCCTGAGAGGAAGTTCTCCCGTCTGGCCGAG GAGGCTGAATCTGAAACTAGCATAAAGAACACCTCTGCCCTTGAGCCAAGCCAGCCTCCAGCTCCTGTGGTGAAAGCTAAAGCTTCTTCAGTGCTCATGAACTCGCTCATCATCA AGCAGACCCAGGAGAGCATGCAGAGTTTTGAGAAGAGAGCCGGACTCACTGACACGGGCTACAAACCTCACAAAGGTCTGGCTGCTGAAGAATCGCAGTACTACCGCATGGCTCAGCCGCTGCAG AAACTGAACATGCCCAATGCTGACTATAAAGAGGAGAAGCAGTCCTCCTCAGCTCAGTCCACACCATCAGGAACTCCTCAGTCGTCCCCCAAACAGAAGCGTCG ctGGTTCAGCAGCCAGGGCTCAGTGGCCTCCCTCACAGGCTCAGAGCTCAGCTCCAGCTCTAGCTCCAGCATGGATCTGGGATCAAGCGAGGGACCTGTGGAGCGCTGGAGCATTTTTGGACCCCGGCCTCAGGTCCACAAGTCCATCACTGACCCTGGAACAGACCATGGTGCAGCAG GCTTTGCGTTGCAGCCCTATAAAGGTGCTCAGAAGCCCACTCCCATGGAGGTGATGAAGGCTCAGGCCACTCGGCTGGCCGAGGATCCCGCCACCTTCAAAGCTCCCCCCAAGATGGAGATTCCTAGCGTAGACGGCAACAAGCAGGCGACGCGGCCTCACAAGCTCAAACCGCGCGACATGAACGTCCTGACCCCATCGGGTTTCTGA